Proteins co-encoded in one Chitinophagales bacterium genomic window:
- a CDS encoding N-6 DNA methylase: protein MNNLNVANNLLLKSLTINKESQEEYAYFLNFQALFQEYDILFTFERLIEIFEFVISPSDKIVNGAVYTPPYIREFIVKSCYNKLDIKSKISDISCGCGGFLFDFAKKLKTKYGKTFYEIFKENIYGVDITNYSIIRTKILLSILALSKGEDIPSFKFNLFVKNSLEFNWFEEVEDIRNNNGFDIIVGNPPYVGANHIDEISKKLLKSWSVASIGKADLYIPFFQIGLKWLKPKGFLGYITVNNFYRSLNGRKLRCYLNGQDITLIDFGAEQVFKGKNTYTCICLINKRKGNMKYSKCPSSSIHLLQETDFININYESLDNEEGWLLDNYSVKSNMSKIENIGEKLGDKYAIRNGLATLRNEIYIFKPIKEIPRFFFLTRNGKSYKIEKSICRNVIKPNVLKKENEIEILKEKIIFPYKEISEADIFGNKTKKNIVITESEFTKKYPHAYNYLTEHKNELSKRDKGKKKYENWFAFGRTQALNIQGQKLFLPYMSNRPYFVYSSEENLLFYNGYAIISDNEKDLLFIKKILLSNVFWYYVKHKSKPYTGGYFSLAKNYIKNFGIPDFTTQERTQFMRLKKESSINNFLMKKYKIII from the coding sequence TTGAACAACTTAAATGTTGCTAATAACTTACTTCTAAAATCCTTGACTATAAATAAAGAAAGCCAAGAAGAGTATGCTTATTTCCTAAATTTTCAAGCACTATTCCAGGAATATGACATATTATTTACCTTCGAAAGATTAATTGAAATTTTTGAATTTGTCATATCTCCATCAGATAAAATAGTTAACGGAGCAGTTTATACCCCTCCATACATTCGTGAATTTATAGTTAAATCCTGTTATAATAAGTTAGATATCAAGTCTAAAATCAGTGATATTTCATGTGGTTGTGGTGGTTTTTTGTTTGATTTTGCAAAAAAACTAAAAACAAAATATGGAAAAACTTTTTATGAAATTTTTAAAGAAAATATTTACGGTGTTGACATCACAAATTATAGCATAATAAGGACCAAAATACTATTATCTATTTTAGCACTTAGCAAAGGAGAAGATATTCCATCCTTTAAATTTAATCTATTTGTAAAAAATTCATTAGAATTTAATTGGTTTGAAGAAGTTGAAGATATAAGAAATAATAATGGATTTGATATTATTGTTGGAAATCCACCCTATGTAGGAGCAAATCATATTGATGAAATTTCGAAAAAATTATTGAAAAGTTGGTCTGTAGCATCAATAGGTAAAGCAGATTTGTACATACCTTTTTTTCAGATAGGGCTAAAATGGTTAAAACCAAAGGGATTTTTAGGATATATTACAGTAAATAATTTTTACAGAAGTTTAAATGGACGTAAATTAAGGTGTTATCTAAATGGGCAAGATATTACCCTAATTGATTTTGGAGCAGAACAAGTTTTTAAAGGTAAAAATACATATACTTGTATTTGTCTGATTAATAAGCGAAAAGGGAATATGAAGTATTCTAAATGCCCTAGCTCTTCTATTCATTTATTACAAGAAACTGACTTTATTAATATTAATTATGAATCACTTGATAATGAAGAAGGATGGTTATTAGATAATTATAGCGTGAAGTCTAACATGTCCAAAATAGAAAATATTGGAGAAAAATTAGGTGATAAATATGCTATTAGAAATGGATTAGCAACGCTTAGAAATGAGATTTATATATTTAAACCAATTAAGGAGATACCAAGATTTTTCTTTTTAACACGAAATGGAAAATCATATAAAATAGAAAAAAGCATTTGCAGAAATGTGATAAAACCTAATGTATTAAAAAAAGAAAATGAAATAGAAATACTAAAAGAAAAAATCATTTTCCCTTATAAGGAAATATCAGAAGCTGATATATTTGGTAATAAAACAAAAAAAAATATAGTAATTACAGAGAGTGAATTTACAAAAAAATATCCTCATGCATATAATTACTTAACAGAACATAAAAATGAATTATCAAAAAGAGATAAAGGCAAGAAAAAGTATGAAAATTGGTTTGCTTTTGGCCGTACTCAAGCTTTAAATATACAGGGGCAAAAGCTTTTCCTACCATACATGTCTAATAGACCTTATTTTGTTTATTCTAGTGAAGAAAACTTACTTTTTTATAATGGGTATGCAATTATTTCTGATAATGAAAAAGATTTGCTGTTCATAAAAAAGATTCTATTATCTAATGTGTTTTGGTATTATGTTAAACATAAAAGCAAGCCATATACAGGAGGGTATTTCTCCTTAGCTAAAAATTATATTAAGAATTTTGGCATTCCTGATTTTACTACACAGGAAAGAACCCAATTTATGAGGTTGAAGAAAGAAAGTTCTATCAATAATTTTTTAATGAAAAAATACAAAATAATTATTTAA
- a CDS encoding Ig-like domain-containing protein, whose amino-acid sequence MKRQKTIVTLANTVSLYFLLLIVSITTSLQAQTNLVPNPSFEDTLSCPSGLGFLSNTALEWEEVGIPNHFHTCVEDGGGADVPDNVFGVQNPFSGVAYAGFTAYTTGTPSQRDYITIQLSEALQPDTEYCVEFYVSLADLSYFAVENIGAYFSENAVPNNNGLPLGFVPQVENREGVLKNKNEWQRISGTFTAQSPLQWLTIGNFYNNANTNAENLAVGGETGFTELGYYYIDSISVVALETVSVVMQDMNILAQPETAVLCEGDVQTLTATGAESYEWFSLNDPFTVLSDADTLAFATMTTQSFILQTTDFNCVREYIFTIEVRPMPQVEIGFEATCEGYNLQFTELGTGIVEAATYQWDFYQNGNIVATDSTRGGAEVFNILIDSVILIVNNLENCSASDTLLVDLQQNCQPCMDGFRNLAANPSIEYYHDCPNDLGEIGGASQWKAPTNGSTDYLHTCANTVPSNLYGNQMPSDGEGYLGFFGYAANDYREYASVPILQPLEVGKNYCVRFDVSLADSSGKAISNLGAHLSANPIAVNTQAPLFGFPPQIANNSGNTIADKNNWTTISGIYKATNATNWLTIGNFKDNSNSEVLDLDSTFLFDNSAYYYLDNVSVIEMPALAVLNGNGQPFTTPTVCVGEKIPVQAVGNYCNFKWINANKPNEILSSQANASLKSTQKGLQKFVVLADFGGCILTDTISIDFEPFPQVSFDLTPNCAGAVSILVDTSTGVEEGALYNWNFGDGNGIQGLTNVTNLYEQPGTYTVQLTITNPTGCTASAAQILIIEDICDPCNAENNFVSNSSFEEGICPDFTGQIDRAAFWISPELEDRASLFDDCNPDNIVGVPENRFGTQEPRTDISYAGIKAYSITPSEQQFITNQLGSNLEIGSTYCVSMFVSLADTSDFAISSLGFYFTVVNPTGTNLVNVTPQVVNRIDRIIADTLNWVEISGTFTVDQNYRFLTIGNFKNVLNTQEVQSIGDFNPTGFAYYYIDDVSVVPMEISTVEDMEICKGETVTLTGSSNTCEMYWVNANKPLNVIAAGDELTVSPSSNSTYIFVGQNGNCRVTDSVNVVVKPLPQIDTISVNPNICKGGNTQLLVELSAAGDYVIQWSPSGLLVNSNTPNPITLTDTTTTFYVNITDTATSCSITDSVKLKVNPLPIATIDVDSLFICAGDSMRVSASGGDVFAWEPAEAVSDATIADPYVYSPNTTLNLSVTVSNSQTSCSSTESLIVAAGKTYIQDTTNIVICEGDDFFVNDIILGTLGAPFDAVAYRWEPSLNLSSDSTRNTIISTPFDLIYTLFFTDKNGCEGNVSIEVDVNQVPNAGPDVSICEGGSVQLNVSTGAVAYQWLPLEGLNNNTIRNPIASPSITTTYVVIATYINQTGQCTTNDEITVFVNERGPSGVSDDETICRGDSIQINAFGGNIFEWFPTETLSDSTIATPTAFPDETTTYTVRIFNASTQCESIEDVTITVKDEAQPTILSPDARIVCAQPLTPVQICLDLDYDGCEALNFNVLTQLSSNIVQLDGNCFTYESAFAVARTDTIEIQVCTENSLQCDTTTAILIHCDNAPKWPVDFIQRNTCSEGLYKVQLPQPTDADGAEDSLTISISTPPTNGTVTLDGFVLNYVSNVGFSGTENIVVTVCDQLYPFNDCANLTVRLNVTPNSAPVAVDLNMIIPYETQDIICIEVQDADNDPITITVLESPANGTLEAATLNCAFYTPNDNFYGQDTMVFVACDACNACDTAVVTITVPAPFDPPIVADTTVTTNYDAPISVCLNIEEPNGESFDLSLLSAPINGNIEIQNDSCLFYTPTSEFAYVENIDIAVCDVLNNCTNITLTINVLEPINLPPTVDDVTASTISNSAVTFCFDPDDPENDELEATIITTPLNGDALIVSDTCVIYVSNPNFFGVDSLQVQFCDPKGNCVTAWGVISVSPSQDLPPVVSDTTVTIFSMTSTIVCLDIEELNGDDYSIAFVGILDSPNVLDKNCFEYTSPPGFFGEIDFSAEVCDENNNCTTITVTYIVVPAGNIAPNVTPIAPIRLNLSETSEVCIEATDVNGDDLTYQLAAINPNLGAVNVNDNCVTFFAPNVGSGTVSVTVNVCDDQNPQLCTPIVIQFQINTAPNVVPEQTNVEVAQGATATTCLTITEPEGDVTTINVIGGANNGTASISGNCVIYSPTGNFVGSDNVVLQICDILGACTTVTINYVVTDVLSANNDSFNVEDNNQLTANFIQNDVFTNINNLTINIVSPPSNGSVVVNANKTFTYTPNTNFVGNESFVYEICLPIVGCEQATVSIEVENLLEAINDFASVVQTSPPPSLDISILGNDAFPNVDALDVSIVDGVSNGALILNQTTYVVTYFPNVNFIGRDTFEYSIFYPERGLDKAIVVIEVTKALIPPTAANDNSETFEGESVVVSVLSNDTGDGLFLSRIVNLPINGNAVINTNGTITYTPNAGFLGIESFTYEVCNADDLCVTATVTIEVKQRDVVVVCEIKVYAAMTPNGDGKNERFAIAGLDCDGNDQNELVVFNRWGDEVFRAENYGPNNFWDGRYEGAGESVPDGTYFYVLTIVGKDVVQKGFLEVQK is encoded by the coding sequence ATGAAACGACAAAAAACCATCGTAACACTTGCGAACACAGTCAGTTTGTATTTTTTACTACTTATTGTATCTATTACCACTTCACTCCAAGCCCAAACCAATCTTGTACCCAATCCCAGTTTTGAAGACACCCTTTCCTGTCCATCAGGTTTGGGATTTCTGAGCAATACAGCTTTAGAATGGGAAGAGGTAGGAATTCCCAACCATTTTCATACTTGTGTAGAAGATGGCGGCGGGGCAGATGTGCCTGACAATGTATTTGGTGTGCAAAATCCTTTTTCTGGAGTAGCTTATGCAGGATTTACCGCCTATACCACAGGCACGCCTTCACAACGGGATTACATCACCATTCAGTTGAGCGAGGCATTGCAGCCTGATACCGAATATTGTGTGGAGTTTTATGTGAGTTTGGCAGACCTTAGTTATTTTGCAGTAGAAAACATTGGCGCATATTTCTCAGAAAATGCTGTTCCCAACAACAACGGGCTGCCTTTGGGCTTCGTTCCGCAAGTTGAAAACCGAGAAGGTGTATTAAAAAATAAAAACGAATGGCAGCGCATCAGCGGTACTTTCACTGCCCAATCTCCCCTTCAATGGCTTACAATAGGCAACTTTTACAACAACGCCAATACCAATGCTGAAAACTTGGCAGTCGGTGGCGAAACGGGGTTTACAGAGTTGGGATATTATTACATAGATAGCATTTCGGTAGTTGCTTTGGAAACTGTAAGTGTAGTAATGCAAGACATGAATATTTTGGCACAGCCCGAAACGGCTGTATTGTGCGAAGGAGATGTTCAAACATTGACTGCAACAGGAGCAGAGAGCTATGAATGGTTTAGTTTGAACGACCCTTTTACAGTCTTGAGTGATGCCGATACCTTGGCTTTTGCTACAATGACTACCCAAAGTTTCATTTTGCAGACAACTGACTTCAATTGTGTGCGGGAATACATTTTTACTATTGAAGTAAGACCAATGCCACAAGTTGAAATAGGATTTGAAGCCACTTGTGAAGGTTACAATCTGCAATTTACGGAGTTGGGAACTGGCATTGTAGAAGCGGCAACGTATCAATGGGATTTTTATCAAAACGGCAATATCGTAGCTACGGATAGTACAAGAGGGGGGGCAGAGGTTTTCAATATACTGATTGACAGTGTGATACTGATAGTTAATAATTTAGAGAATTGCAGCGCAAGCGATACACTCTTGGTAGATTTGCAGCAAAATTGTCAACCTTGTATGGATGGTTTTCGCAATTTAGCCGCCAATCCCTCTATAGAATACTACCACGATTGCCCCAATGATTTGGGAGAAATTGGGGGGGCAAGCCAATGGAAAGCACCGACCAACGGAAGCACCGATTACCTCCACACTTGCGCCAATACTGTGCCTTCAAATCTATACGGCAATCAAATGCCTTCGGATGGAGAGGGATATTTAGGCTTTTTTGGCTATGCAGCAAACGATTATCGGGAGTATGCAAGTGTGCCGATTTTGCAACCCTTGGAAGTCGGTAAAAACTATTGTGTGCGTTTTGATGTGAGTTTAGCAGACAGTTCGGGTAAGGCAATCAGCAATTTAGGAGCACATTTATCGGCAAATCCTATTGCAGTCAATACACAAGCACCGCTATTTGGTTTTCCACCCCAAATCGCTAACAATTCAGGAAATACAATTGCAGACAAAAACAATTGGACAACAATATCAGGCATTTACAAAGCCACCAATGCTACAAACTGGCTCACAATTGGAAACTTCAAAGATAATAGCAATAGCGAGGTATTAGACTTGGATAGCACCTTTTTGTTCGATAACTCGGCATACTATTATCTTGACAATGTATCGGTTATAGAAATGCCTGCATTGGCAGTCCTAAACGGAAATGGTCAGCCTTTTACCACACCAACCGTTTGTGTTGGTGAAAAAATACCAGTTCAAGCCGTAGGAAATTACTGCAATTTCAAATGGATAAATGCAAACAAACCAAACGAAATATTGAGTTCTCAAGCCAATGCCTCGTTGAAGAGTACACAAAAAGGGTTGCAAAAATTTGTAGTCTTGGCAGATTTTGGAGGATGTATATTGACAGACACCATCAGTATTGACTTTGAGCCATTTCCACAAGTAAGTTTTGATTTGACCCCCAATTGTGCGGGAGCTGTTAGTATTTTGGTAGATACTTCAACTGGGGTGGAAGAAGGAGCTTTGTACAACTGGAATTTTGGAGATGGCAATGGTATACAAGGGCTTACCAATGTTACCAATTTGTATGAACAGCCTGGTACTTATACAGTTCAATTGACGATTACCAACCCAACAGGGTGTACGGCTTCGGCAGCTCAGATATTGATCATTGAAGATATATGTGATCCCTGCAATGCCGAAAACAATTTTGTATCCAATTCCAGTTTTGAAGAAGGGATTTGTCCCGATTTTACAGGCCAAATAGACCGTGCAGCTTTTTGGATCAGTCCAGAATTAGAAGACAGAGCGAGTTTGTTTGACGACTGCAATCCCGATAATATAGTGGGCGTTCCTGAAAATAGATTTGGTACACAAGAACCCCGCACCGATATTTCGTATGCTGGTATCAAGGCGTATAGTATAACCCCTTCTGAGCAACAATTCATTACGAACCAGTTGGGCAGTAATTTAGAAATTGGCTCGACTTATTGTGTGAGTATGTTTGTGAGTTTGGCAGATACGAGTGATTTCGCCATCAGTTCCTTAGGTTTCTATTTTACAGTGGTCAATCCAACTGGAACTAATTTGGTGAACGTCACGCCACAAGTGGTCAATAGAATAGACCGCATCATTGCAGATACGCTCAATTGGGTAGAGATATCGGGAACGTTTACGGTAGATCAAAATTACCGCTTTTTGACGATTGGCAACTTCAAAAATGTGTTGAATACCCAAGAAGTTCAATCTATCGGGGACTTCAATCCAACGGGTTTTGCCTACTACTACATTGATGATGTGTCGGTAGTACCGATGGAAATCAGTACAGTAGAAGATATGGAAATCTGCAAGGGTGAAACCGTTACTCTGACTGGAAGCAGCAATACTTGCGAAATGTATTGGGTCAATGCCAACAAGCCGCTGAATGTGATTGCAGCAGGTGATGAACTAACCGTTAGCCCTTCGAGCAATTCTACTTATATTTTTGTAGGTCAAAATGGTAATTGCAGAGTGACAGACTCTGTGAATGTTGTTGTAAAACCTTTGCCCCAAATTGATACGATTAGCGTAAATCCGAATATTTGTAAGGGAGGAAACACACAACTGTTGGTGGAATTGTCAGCAGCGGGAGATTATGTGATTCAATGGTCGCCTTCTGGATTGTTGGTCAATTCCAATACACCCAATCCGATTACTTTGACCGATACGACCACTACTTTTTATGTGAACATTACAGATACTGCGACGAGTTGCAGCATCACGGATTCGGTGAAATTGAAGGTAAATCCACTGCCCATTGCCACAATAGATGTGGACAGTTTGTTTATTTGTGCAGGTGATTCGATGCGGGTTAGTGCTTCGGGAGGTGATGTATTTGCATGGGAACCAGCCGAAGCGGTTTCGGATGCTACGATTGCTGACCCTTATGTATATAGCCCCAATACAACGCTTAACCTGTCGGTGACAGTCAGTAATTCTCAAACAAGTTGTAGTAGTACGGAGAGCCTTATCGTAGCAGCAGGGAAAACATACATCCAAGATACGACCAACATTGTGATTTGTGAAGGAGATGACTTTTTCGTCAATGACATCATTTTGGGAACATTGGGAGCACCTTTTGATGCCGTTGCATACCGTTGGGAACCTTCACTCAATTTATCCTCCGATTCTACCCGTAATACCATTATTTCCACACCTTTTGACCTCATTTACACCCTGTTTTTTACAGACAAAAACGGCTGTGAAGGCAATGTATCTATTGAAGTAGATGTGAACCAAGTACCCAATGCTGGTCCAGATGTATCTATTTGCGAAGGTGGTTCGGTACAATTGAATGTATCAACGGGTGCAGTTGCCTACCAATGGCTACCATTAGAAGGACTAAACAATAATACAATCCGTAATCCAATCGCTTCTCCATCGATAACAACAACTTACGTAGTCATTGCAACCTACATTAATCAAACAGGGCAGTGTACAACAAATGATGAAATCACTGTTTTTGTGAACGAAAGAGGCCCCAGCGGAGTTAGTGATGACGAAACAATTTGTCGGGGGGATTCGATCCAAATCAATGCTTTTGGAGGAAATATTTTTGAGTGGTTCCCTACCGAAACTTTGTCGGATTCTACGATTGCTACCCCAACTGCTTTTCCTGATGAAACTACAACTTACACCGTCCGAATCTTCAATGCCTCTACTCAATGTGAATCCATTGAAGATGTGACAATTACAGTCAAAGACGAAGCTCAGCCAACCATTTTGAGTCCCGATGCAAGGATTGTATGCGCTCAACCACTAACGCCTGTGCAGATTTGTCTGGATTTGGACTATGATGGTTGTGAAGCACTCAATTTCAATGTTTTGACACAACTAAGCAGTAATATAGTACAGTTGGATGGAAATTGTTTTACTTACGAATCTGCTTTTGCAGTAGCTCGTACTGATACCATTGAAATTCAAGTATGTACCGAAAATAGTCTGCAATGTGATACCACAACTGCAATACTTATTCACTGCGATAATGCCCCCAAATGGCCTGTTGATTTTATTCAGCGAAATACTTGCAGTGAAGGATTGTATAAGGTGCAATTGCCGCAACCCACAGATGCCGATGGAGCAGAAGATTCGTTGACCATTTCTATCAGCACACCACCTACAAATGGTACGGTAACACTTGATGGTTTTGTGCTGAATTATGTATCCAATGTAGGGTTTTCGGGTACAGAAAATATTGTAGTGACGGTTTGTGACCAATTATATCCTTTCAATGATTGTGCAAATTTGACGGTACGATTGAATGTTACCCCCAATAGTGCACCCGTTGCGGTTGACTTAAATATGATCATTCCTTATGAAACACAGGATATTATCTGCATTGAAGTGCAAGACGCTGACAACGACCCCATAACCATCACTGTCTTAGAATCACCTGCAAATGGCACTTTAGAGGCTGCAACTTTGAACTGTGCATTTTATACCCCAAATGATAATTTTTATGGTCAAGATACAATGGTTTTTGTAGCGTGTGATGCCTGCAATGCCTGTGATACAGCAGTTGTAACGATCACCGTTCCAGCTCCATTCGACCCTCCAATTGTTGCAGATACCACCGTAACGACGAATTATGATGCACCGATAAGTGTTTGTTTGAACATTGAAGAACCCAATGGAGAATCTTTTGATTTGAGTCTATTGAGTGCACCCATAAATGGAAATATCGAAATTCAAAACGATAGCTGCCTGTTCTATACACCGACATCTGAGTTTGCCTATGTTGAAAATATCGACATTGCAGTGTGTGATGTTTTGAACAATTGTACCAATATTACGCTCACCATCAATGTATTAGAGCCAATCAATTTGCCGCCAACGGTCGACGATGTGACAGCTTCAACGATTAGCAATTCGGCGGTTACATTTTGTTTTGACCCTGATGATCCCGAAAACGATGAATTAGAGGCAACTATCATCACCACCCCACTAAACGGTGATGCCTTGATCGTCAGCGATACTTGTGTGATTTATGTATCGAATCCAAACTTTTTTGGTGTGGACAGTTTGCAGGTACAGTTTTGCGACCCCAAAGGAAATTGTGTAACGGCATGGGGTGTGATTTCGGTTTCGCCGAGCCAAGATTTACCCCCTGTGGTAAGTGACACAACGGTCACTATTTTTTCTATGACTTCCACAATCGTCTGTTTGGATATTGAAGAACTAAATGGTGATGATTATTCGATTGCTTTTGTAGGAATATTAGATTCCCCTAATGTATTAGATAAAAATTGTTTTGAATATACCTCTCCGCCTGGTTTTTTTGGAGAGATTGACTTTTCCGCCGAAGTCTGTGATGAAAACAACAATTGCACCACGATTACAGTGACTTATATCGTGGTACCTGCTGGAAATATTGCGCCCAATGTAACACCCATTGCGCCTATTAGGTTGAATTTGAGTGAAACATCGGAGGTTTGTATTGAAGCAACAGATGTGAATGGCGACGATTTGACCTATCAATTGGCTGCTATTAACCCAAATTTGGGGGCAGTGAATGTCAATGACAACTGTGTTACATTTTTTGCACCCAATGTTGGAAGTGGAACAGTCAGCGTGACAGTAAATGTATGCGACGACCAAAATCCACAACTTTGTACTCCCATTGTGATTCAGTTTCAAATCAATACAGCTCCAAATGTAGTACCCGAACAGACCAATGTGGAAGTGGCGCAGGGAGCGACTGCAACGACTTGCCTGACGATTACAGAACCAGAAGGAGATGTCACAACCATTAACGTTATTGGAGGAGCAAACAATGGTACAGCAAGCATTTCAGGCAATTGTGTCATTTATTCGCCCACAGGAAATTTTGTAGGTTCGGACAATGTGGTGCTTCAAATTTGTGATATTTTGGGAGCATGTACGACTGTAACTATTAACTATGTGGTAACGGATGTTTTGTCTGCCAACAATGACAGCTTCAATGTGGAAGACAACAATCAATTGACTGCCAATTTCATTCAAAATGATGTTTTTACGAACATAAATAATTTGACCATCAACATTGTTTCACCACCTTCAAATGGCAGCGTAGTAGTAAATGCCAACAAAACGTTTACCTATACACCCAATACTAATTTTGTAGGAAACGAAAGTTTTGTGTATGAAATTTGTCTTCCAATTGTTGGTTGCGAACAGGCTACAGTGAGCATTGAAGTTGAAAATCTTTTGGAAGCCATCAACGATTTTGCAAGTGTGGTGCAAACCTCTCCTCCTCCATCTCTAGATATTTCAATCTTAGGCAATGATGCTTTTCCGAATGTGGATGCATTAGACGTATCTATTGTAGATGGGGTATCCAATGGGGCATTGATTTTGAATCAAACTACCTATGTTGTCACCTATTTCCCAAATGTCAATTTCATTGGAAGGGATACATTTGAATATTCGATTTTTTATCCAGAAAGAGGTTTAGATAAGGCTATTGTTGTGATTGAAGTAACAAAAGCTTTGATTCCTCCAACAGCTGCAAACGACAATTCGGAAACTTTTGAAGGTGAATCTGTTGTAGTGTCCGTTTTATCCAACGATACGGGAGATGGTTTGTTTTTGAGTAGAATTGTGAATCTACCTATCAATGGAAATGCAGTTATCAATACAAATGGTACGATTACCTACACACCCAATGCAGGATTTCTGGGAATCGAAAGTTTTACCTATGAGGTCTGCAATGCGGACGATTTGTGTGTGACAGCTACGGTGACAATCGAAGTGAAGCAGAGAGATGTGGTGGTGGTCTGCGAAATAAAGGTGTATGCGGCAATGACTCCTAATGGAGATGGTAAGAATGAACGGTTTGCAATAGCTGGACTGGACTGCGATGGCAATGACCAAAACGAATTGGTGGTTTTCAACCGTTGGGGGGATGAAGTTTTTCGTGCTGAAAATTATGGCCCAAACAATTTTTGGGATGGTCGCTATGAAGGTGCTGGCGAATCAGTGCCTGATGGTACGTACTTTTATGTATTGACGATTGTGGGGAAAGATGTGGTGCAAAAGGGGTTTTTGGAGGTGCAGAAGTAG